ATCAGCTCACGCTGACCACGGCCGATTGGAATCATGGAATCAACAGACTTATAACCAGTCTGTACTGGCTGGTCTACCGATTGACGTTCGATAACGCCTGGAGCGATAGCTTCAACAGCAGAGAAACCATCATTCTCAACCGGGCCTTTACCGTCAATTGGCGCACCCAGCGTGTTAACAACACGACCAAGCAGGCCACGACCGACCGGAACCTCAAGAATACGACCTGTACACTTAACTTTCATGCCTTCGGCAAGGTCAGTGTATGGCCCCATAACTACCGCACCAACGGAGTCACGCTCAAGGTTAAGTGCAATCGCATAGCGGCTACCCGGCAGTGCGATCATCTCACCCTGCATAACATCGGCTAAACCGTGAATACGGATAATTCCGTCACTGACGGAAACAATAGTACCTTCGTTGTGAGCTTCACTCACAACATTGAACTGAGCAATGCGTTGCTTGATCAGTTCGCTGATTTCTGTGGAATTCAGTTGCATGCTCCAGTCCCCTTAAGACTGCAAGACGTCTGTTAAACGTTCAAGACGACCACGTACACTGTCGTCTATCACCATGTCACCCGCACGGATGACAAAACCGGCTATAACAGACTTATCAATTTTGCAATTTAGCTTAACTTTGCGTGACAAACGTTTTTCCATCGCGGTGGCAATTTTTGCCAACTGGGCATCATTCAATGGAGCAGCGGCAGTAACATCCACTTCAATGGTTGACTCCTGCTCTGAACGCAATTGAATAAACTGTTCTAACACGTCAGGAAGCACGATTAAACGTCCATTTTCGGCCATGACCTTTATCAGGTTTTGACCACTTTCGTTGAGCTGTTCACCACAAATAGCAAGAAACGTGCTGGCTAAATGTTCCGGTGCCATCGCTCCGGACAGCAAATCAGCAACTTGCTCATTACGGCTAACTTCAGCAGCAAACGTCAGCATTTGTTGCCAGTTATCCAGGTCTTTCTGCTCAACGGCAAAGTCAAAAGCTGCTTTGGCGTAGGGGCGAGCTACAGTAATAAATTCAGACATCTGCCCCTCCCTCCTTACAGTTCAGCGACCAGTTTATCAACGATGTCGCTATTAGCAGCTTCATCCACGGAACGTTCGATAATTTTCTCAGCACCAGCAATCGCCAGCATAGCCACTTGCTTACGCAATTCTTCACGCGCTCGTTTGCGTTCTGCGTCTATTTCAGCCTGAGCCTGAGCAAGAATTCGAGAACGTTCTTGTTCAGCTTCAACTTTAGCTTCGTCGACTATTTGAGCCTTACGCTTATTTGCCTGCTCAATAATTACCTGAGCATCAGCTTTAGCTTGAGCTAACTGGTCGGTCACATTGGCTTGCGCTAAATCCAAATCTTTTTTAGCTCGTTCTGCAGAAGCTAAACCGTCAGCAATCTCTTTTTGACGTTTTTCGATGGCAGAGATAATCGGCGGCCATACGAACCTCATGCAGAACCAGACAAACAGGACAAACGCTATCGCCTGGCCGAGGATTGTTGCATTAATATTCACAGCACAATGCCTCTTGTTAATTTAACAGTTTGGTGTGGTTTCAATGTGTAATGTTAACCGGCAACGGCGAACATGACATACAGACCCAGACCAACAGCGATCATCGGAATGGCGTCAACCAGACCCATAACGATGAAGAACTGTGTACGTAATAATGGGATAAGATCAGGTTGGCGAGCAGCACCTTCCAAGAATTTACCACCCAAAATGCCGATACCGATAGCAGCACCGATCGCTGCAAGGCCCATCATTACAGCAGCAGCCATGTACAGCAGATCCATGTTTAGGTTTTCCATGACAGTCTCCAGTTTATTTCAGTTAAAACTTAGCAGGGTTGTTAATATTAATGTTCTTCAGAAGCCATCGACAGATAGACAATCGTCAGAACCATAAAGATAAAGGCCTGTAACGTAATGATCAGTATGTGGAATATTGCCCATGGGACATTAAGTAACCACTGTGACCACCAAGGAAGCAGACCAGCAATTAGGATGAAAATTAACTCACCCGCATACATGTTTCCGAACAGTCGCAGACCGAGGGAAACAGGTTTGGACAGCAAGCTAACGCCTTCCAAAATTAGGTTAACTGGAATAAACGCCCAGTGATTGAACGGCTGCATGGTGAGTTCTTTAACAAAACCCGATACGCCTTTCATCTTAATGCTGTAGAACAGAATCAGAATGAATACGCCCAGCGCCATTGAGAGAGTAATGCTCACGTCCGCAGTTGGTACCACACGTAAAGCAGGTAAACCAAGAACGTGTTCTCCAAGATAAGGAAGTAAATCGATTGGCAGTAAATCCATGGTATTCATCAGGAAAACCCAGACGAATACGGTAAGTGCCAGTGGAGCAATCAGCTTACTTTTGCCCTGATACATGTCTTTAACCGTACCATTAACAAAATCAATAATCAGCTCAACCGCACACTGAAATTTACCCGGAACACCGCTGCTAGCCTTGACCGCAACGCGGCGGAAAATGAACAGAAACAGTAAACCAAGAACAATGGAAAAAAACATCGAGTCGATGTTAATCGCCCAAAAACCAGGCTTATCACCGTGTTTAACGAGCTCCATAGTATGCAGATCCATCTGAAGGTTGTTCAAATGGTGGCCGATATATTCCTGTGGAGTAGAGATTTCCCCTGATGCAGACATGATGCCTCTCACTCTTTATTATCAATTAGTTACGAAAAATATTTATTATAGCCGGCGCCACTACTTGTACTATTAATACAGCCAAATAAGTCACGCAAAGAGGCAAAAACTCTGCCTTAAACACAACCAACGCGATAACAAGCAGCGCAATGGTCA
Above is a window of Limnobaculum parvum DNA encoding:
- the atpH gene encoding F0F1 ATP synthase subunit delta encodes the protein MSEFITVARPYAKAAFDFAVEQKDLDNWQQMLTFAAEVSRNEQVADLLSGAMAPEHLASTFLAICGEQLNESGQNLIKVMAENGRLIVLPDVLEQFIQLRSEQESTIEVDVTAAAPLNDAQLAKIATAMEKRLSRKVKLNCKIDKSVIAGFVIRAGDMVIDDSVRGRLERLTDVLQS
- the atpF gene encoding F0F1 ATP synthase subunit B; protein product: MNINATILGQAIAFVLFVWFCMRFVWPPIISAIEKRQKEIADGLASAERAKKDLDLAQANVTDQLAQAKADAQVIIEQANKRKAQIVDEAKVEAEQERSRILAQAQAEIDAERKRAREELRKQVAMLAIAGAEKIIERSVDEAANSDIVDKLVAEL
- the atpE gene encoding F0F1 ATP synthase subunit C → MENLNMDLLYMAAAVMMGLAAIGAAIGIGILGGKFLEGAARQPDLIPLLRTQFFIVMGLVDAIPMIAVGLGLYVMFAVAG
- the atpB gene encoding F0F1 ATP synthase subunit A, with the translated sequence MSASGEISTPQEYIGHHLNNLQMDLHTMELVKHGDKPGFWAINIDSMFFSIVLGLLFLFIFRRVAVKASSGVPGKFQCAVELIIDFVNGTVKDMYQGKSKLIAPLALTVFVWVFLMNTMDLLPIDLLPYLGEHVLGLPALRVVPTADVSITLSMALGVFILILFYSIKMKGVSGFVKELTMQPFNHWAFIPVNLILEGVSLLSKPVSLGLRLFGNMYAGELIFILIAGLLPWWSQWLLNVPWAIFHILIITLQAFIFMVLTIVYLSMASEEH